In Manis pentadactyla isolate mManPen7 chromosome 3, mManPen7.hap1, whole genome shotgun sequence, a single window of DNA contains:
- the ST6GALNAC4 gene encoding alpha-N-acetyl-neuraminyl-2,3-beta-galactosyl-1,3-N-acetyl-galactosaminide alpha-2,6-sialyltransferase isoform X3 yields the protein MKAPPLVREPCRSCAVVSSSGQMLGSGLGAKIDGAECVLRMNQAPTVGFEADVGRRSTLRVVSHTSVPLLLRNYSHYFRQARDTLYVVWGQGRHMDRALGGRTYRTLVQLTQMYPGLQVYTFTERMMAYCDQVFQDETGKNRKQSGSFLSTGWFTMILALELCEEIVVYGMVSDSYCRERSHPSVPYHYFEKGRLDECQMYLAHERAPRSAHRFITEKAVFSRWAKRRPIVFAHPSWRTQ from the exons CGCTGGTCCGAGAACCATGCCGCAGCTGTGCTGTGGTGTCCAGCTCTGGCCAGATGCTGGGCTCGGGCCTGGGTGCAAAGATTGACGGCGCTGAGTGTGTGCTGCGCATGAACCAGGCGCCCACTGTGGGCTTTGAGGCAGATGTGGGCCGGCGCAGCACCCTGCGCGTGGTCTCACACACGAGCGTGCCGCTGCTACTGCGCAACTACTCGCACTACTTCCGGCAGGCTCGAGACACGCTCTACGTGGTGTGGGGCCAGGGCAGGCACATGGACCGGGCGCTGGGCGGCCGCACCTACCGCACGCTGGTGCAGCTCACCCAGATGTACCCAGGCCTGCAGGTGTACACGTTCACCGAGCGCATGATGGCGTACTGCGACCAGGTCTTCCAGGACGAGACGGGCAAGAACCG GAAGCAGTCTGGCTCCTTTCTCAGTACAGGCTGGTTCACCATGATCCTGGCCCTGGAGCTGTGTGAGGAGATCGTGGTCTATGGAATGGTCAGCGACAGCTACTGCAG GGAGCGGAGCCACCCCTCCGTGCCTTACCACTACTTTGAGAAGGGCCGGCTAGACGAGTGTCAGATGTACCTGGCACACGAACGGGCGCCCCGCAGTGCCCACCGCTTCATCACTGAGAAGGCTGTGTTCTCCCGCTGGGCCAAGAGGAGGCCCATCGTGTTCGCCCACCCGTCCTGGAGGACCCAGTAG